A genomic segment from Aegilops tauschii subsp. strangulata cultivar AL8/78 chromosome 1, Aet v6.0, whole genome shotgun sequence encodes:
- the LOC109732970 gene encoding uncharacterized protein, whose product MLPCTFSSFPFRSWQKDKKNKKRWNQIQLPLIDRGSPPLHRPLHFFADSSSSPSPLPWRPTTAAQPPPCPSPASPPPASLPIPLPASASHASPSPPPPPTRGRVPHRRDPVRSRACLSIRSYSMSEKPSDDTTGQVRPEGDVSDVKVETANQDKGNEMPSAQQEEAVIKKKYGGVLPKKSPLISKDHERAYFDSADWALGKQGGHPQKPKGPLEALRPKLQPTQQQARSRRFLHASTDSDEGANSPTEATTPNQESTLSQESTEEAKAAENKESTE is encoded by the exons aTGCTCCCTTGTACATTTTCCTCTTTTCCATTCCGTTCGTGGCAAAAagataaaaaaaataaaaaaaggtgGAATCAGATTCAGTTACCACTCATAGACCGCGGCTCGCCTCCCCTCCACCGTCCCTTGCATTTCTTCGCCGATTCCTCCTCGTCGCCCTCCCCCCTCCCCTGGCGACCTACCACCGCCGCCCAGCCACCGCCGTGCCCTAGCccggcctcgccgccgccggcctcgctCCCCATACCCCTCCCCGCCTCCGCCTCCCACGCGTCTCCgtcgcctcctccgcctcccacGCGCGGCCGCGTCCCGCATCGCCGCGACCCCGTCCGATCCCGAG CTTGTTTGAGCATCCGTTCGTACAGTATGTCGGAGAAGCCATCTGATGATACTACTGGCCAGGTGAGGCCTGAAGGAGATGTTTCTGATGTGAAAGTGGAAACTGCCAACCAGGATAAAGGAAATGAGATGCCATCAGCACAGCAAGAG GAAGCAGTAATCAAGAAAAAGTATGGAGGAGTACTGCCCAAAAAGTCACCACTCATATCCAAG GACCATGAGCGAGCTTACTTTGATTCTGCTGATTGGGCTCTGGGAAAG CAAGGAGGACATCCTCAAAAGCCTAAAGGGCCCCTTGAAGCACTTCGGCCGAAATTACAG CCTACCCAGCAGCAAGCCCGTTCACGACGGTTCCTTCATGCATCTACTGACAGCGACG AGGGTGCCAACTCGCCTACGGAGGCTACGACCCCGAACCAGGAGTCCACCCTGAGCCAGGAGTCCACCGAGGAGGCCAAGGCCGCCGAGAACAAGGAATCCACCGAGTAG
- the LOC109732968 gene encoding eukaryotic translation initiation factor 3 subunit D: MGFDVGVVPFNPDGWGPPDAPGAAPLLGGAVATASIPFAPFSRSDKLGRIADWTRNPGHPGAHGHHAAAASRDSVFDFSSADDSLAAAAEDSSFSLVDAKPPPKHPRFGPKWRFNQRPQLPQRRDEEVEAKRREAEKERARRERHYQNHRSHHHQGFRGNQQNTAKPSVDIQPDWTILEQIPFANFTKLSFAVNDQPEDLLVCGAVDSYDRAYDRVNPKTARRLERFKNRQFFKITTTDDPIIRRLAEEDKATVFATDAILAALMCTPRSILSWDIVVQRVGNKLFFDKREGSQLDLLTVNETAQEQLPENKDDINSAPALAVEATYINQNFSQQVLVRDGEKVTFDEPNPFASENEEAAPVCYRYRRWKLDDDISIIARCEVHAAGVDPSGARQFLTLNALNEFDPKITGVDWKQKLESQRGAVLATELKNNANKLARWTAQALLSGADMMKLGYVSRVHPRDHFNHSILTVMGYKPRDFATQINLNTANMWGIVKSIVDICMKFEEGKYVLVKDPAKPQMRIYQVPNDAFENDYVEEPLPEEEQIRPATDDVDATAQEMDAAAEAEANKATTQGGDGEKSADAAAA; encoded by the coding sequence aTGGGCTTCGACGTGGGCGTCGTCCCCTTCAACCCGGACGGCTGGGGCCCTCCCGACGCCCCGGGCGCGGCGCCGCTGCTGGGCGGGGCCGTCGCGACGGCCTCCATCCCCTTCGCGCCCTTCTCCCGCTCCGACAAGCTGGGCCGCATCGCCGACTGGACGCGCAACCCGGGCCACCCGGGCGCGCACGGCCACCACGCGGCCGCCGCCTCCCGCGACTCGGTCTTCGACTTCTCCTCGGCCGACgactcgctcgccgccgccgccgaggacTCGTCCTTCAGCCTCGTGGACGCCAAGCCGCCGCCCAAGCACCCGCGCTTCGGGCCCAAGTGGCGCTTCAACCAGCGGCCCCAGCTCCCCCAGCGCCGCGACGAGGAGGTCGAGGCCAAGCGCCGCGAGGCCGAGAAGGAGCGCGCCCGCCGCGAGCGCCACTACCAGAACCACCGCTCCCACCACCACCAGGGCTTCCGCGGCAACCAGCAGAACACCGCCAAGCCCTCGGTCGACATCCAGCCCGACTGGACCATCCTCGAGCAGATCCCCTTCGCCAACTTCACCAAGCTCTCCTTCGCCGTCAACGACCAGCCCGAGGACCTCCTCGTCTGCGGCGCCGTCGACTCGTACGACCGCGCCTACGACCGCGTCAACCCCAAGACGGCCCGCCGCCTCGAGCGCTTCAAGAACCGCCAGTTCTTCAAGATCACCACCACCGACGACCCCATCATCCGCCGCCTCGCCGAGGAGGACAAGGCCACCGTCTTCGCCACCGACGCCATCCTCGCCGCCCTCATGTGCACACCCCGCAGCATCCTCTCCTGGGACATTGTCGTGCAGCGCGTCGGCAACAAGCTCTTCTTCGACAAGCGCGAGGGCTCCCAGCTCGATCTGCTCACTGTCAACGAGACTGCGCAGGAGCAGCTCCCTGAGAACAAGGATGACATCAATTCCGCGCCGGCTCTTGCTGTCGAGGCCACCTACATCAACCAGAACTTCTCGCAGCAGGTGCTGGTACGTGATGGCGAGAAGGTTACCTTTGATGAGCCTAACCCGTTTGCCTCTGAGAATGAGGAGGCGGCGCCTGTTTGCTACCGTTATCGCCGCTGGAAGCTGGACGATGATATTAGCATCATTGCTCGCTGTGAAGTGCATGCTGCCGGTGTTGATCCGAGTGGTGCTCGCCAGTTCCTCACTCTTAATGCACTCAATGAGTTTGATCCTAAGATTACTGGTGTTGACTGGAAGCAGAAGCTCGAGTCCCAGCGCGGAGCTGTGCTTGCTACAGAGCTCAAGAACAATGCCAACAAGCTCGCTCGCTGGACTGCCCAGGCTTTACTTTCTGGCGCAGACATGATGAAGTTGGGTTATGTGTCACGTGTGCACCCCCGCGACCACTTCAACCACTCCATACTCACTGTGATGGGCTACAAGCCAAGGGATTTCGCTACCCAGATCAACCTCAACACTGCAAACATGTGGGGAATTGTCAAGTCAATTGTGGACATATGCATGAAGTTTGAAGAGGGCAAGTATGTGCTTGTGAAAGATCCTGCAAAGCCACAGATGAggatctatcaggttcctaatgaTGCATTTGAGAACGATTATGTTGAAGAGCCACTTCCAGAGGAGGAGCAGATTCGTCCGGCTACAGatgatgttgatgctactgcacAGGAGATGGATGCTGCTGCCGAGGCAGAGGCTAATAAAGCAACTACTCAGGGTGGTGACGGTGAGAAGAGTGCAGACGCTGCTGCTGCTTGA